The Spirosoma radiotolerans genome has a window encoding:
- a CDS encoding polyribonucleotide nucleotidyltransferase, with translation MFEITTQSVALPDGREITIETGKLARQADGAVVVRLGDTMLLATVVSSKEAKEGVDFLPLSVDYQEKFASAGRIPGSFQRREGRLGDHEILISRLVDRALRPIFPDNYHADTQVMITLISADPEVQPDALAALAASSALAVSNIPFNGPISEVRVAKIDGQYKINPKTSELERATIDLIVAATDKDICMVEGEMDECSEAEVVEALKVAHEAIKVQCQAQKELEAKVGKTEKREYNHETHDEDLRAAVRAATYDKIYAVAQQQNPSKKGRSDGFRAVRDEYLASFPEGAEVNVGLIKTYLHDLEWEASRRLVLDERTRLDGRKLDQIRQISAETGYLPGPHGSALFTRGETQSLTTVTLGTKTDEQIVDQTMYQGYSKFLLHYNFPGFSTGEVKPNRGAGRREIGHGNLAHRSLKKVLPPAEENPYTIRIVSDILESNGSSSMATVCAGTMALMDAGIKIKAPVAGIAMGLISDGDKYAVLSDILGDEDHLGDMDFKVTGTEKGIVACQMDLKVDGLSYEVLAQALEQARVGRLHILGEMKKGIADVRSDLKPHAPRAMVIKIDTNQIGAVIGPGGKVVQDIQKDSGAVVNIDEHDNAGWVSIFATSKESMDKAVSRVKGIVAVPEVGETYVGKVKTIQPFGAFVEFMPGKDGLLHISEIKWERLETMDGVLQVGEEVTVKLIDVDKKTGKYRLSRKVLLPKPENKNA, from the coding sequence ATGTTTGAAATCACCACGCAATCCGTTGCGCTGCCCGACGGGCGGGAAATTACCATCGAAACCGGCAAACTGGCCCGTCAGGCCGACGGAGCGGTGGTTGTACGGTTGGGCGACACAATGCTGTTAGCCACCGTTGTATCCAGTAAAGAAGCCAAAGAAGGCGTTGACTTTCTTCCCTTATCCGTTGATTATCAAGAAAAATTTGCGTCGGCTGGCCGGATTCCGGGTAGCTTCCAACGGCGTGAAGGTCGCCTGGGTGATCACGAAATTCTGATTAGTCGTTTAGTTGACCGCGCCCTGCGGCCAATATTTCCCGATAATTACCATGCCGATACGCAGGTAATGATCACCCTGATTTCGGCAGATCCTGAAGTTCAGCCTGATGCACTGGCTGCACTGGCTGCCTCGTCGGCACTGGCCGTATCCAACATCCCCTTTAACGGACCGATCTCTGAAGTACGCGTCGCGAAAATCGACGGTCAGTACAAGATTAACCCGAAAACCTCCGAGCTGGAACGGGCTACCATCGACCTGATCGTAGCGGCTACAGACAAAGATATTTGTATGGTGGAAGGCGAAATGGACGAATGTTCAGAAGCCGAAGTCGTGGAAGCCCTAAAGGTTGCGCACGAAGCTATCAAGGTACAATGCCAGGCCCAGAAGGAACTGGAAGCTAAAGTTGGCAAAACAGAAAAGCGGGAATACAATCACGAAACGCACGACGAAGACCTTCGTGCTGCTGTTCGTGCCGCTACCTACGATAAAATTTATGCCGTTGCCCAACAGCAGAACCCTAGCAAAAAAGGCCGTTCGGATGGTTTCAGAGCCGTTCGTGACGAATATTTAGCGTCGTTTCCAGAAGGAGCCGAGGTGAATGTAGGCTTGATCAAAACCTATTTACATGATTTGGAATGGGAAGCGTCCCGTCGTTTAGTGCTTGACGAGCGCACCCGTCTGGATGGCCGGAAACTGGACCAGATTCGTCAGATCTCAGCCGAAACCGGTTACCTGCCTGGTCCCCACGGCTCAGCGCTCTTTACCCGGGGCGAAACCCAGTCACTGACGACTGTAACGCTCGGTACGAAAACGGATGAACAGATTGTCGACCAGACAATGTACCAGGGATACAGCAAATTCCTCTTGCATTATAACTTCCCCGGTTTTTCAACGGGCGAAGTAAAACCGAATCGGGGTGCTGGCCGCCGTGAAATCGGGCATGGTAACCTGGCCCACCGGTCGTTGAAAAAGGTATTACCACCGGCTGAAGAAAATCCATATACAATTCGCATTGTTTCTGATATTCTCGAGTCGAATGGTTCGTCGTCGATGGCCACCGTCTGTGCCGGAACAATGGCCCTGATGGATGCCGGTATCAAAATCAAAGCGCCTGTAGCGGGTATTGCCATGGGATTGATTTCGGACGGCGATAAGTATGCGGTTCTGTCCGACATTCTTGGAGACGAAGATCACCTCGGTGATATGGACTTCAAGGTCACGGGTACTGAAAAAGGAATCGTGGCTTGTCAGATGGACCTGAAAGTTGATGGATTATCCTACGAAGTGCTGGCGCAGGCACTGGAGCAGGCTCGTGTAGGCCGGCTGCATATCCTGGGTGAAATGAAAAAAGGCATTGCCGATGTTCGTTCGGATTTGAAACCACATGCACCCCGTGCGATGGTCATCAAAATCGACACTAACCAGATCGGAGCCGTTATTGGACCCGGTGGTAAAGTTGTTCAGGACATCCAGAAAGATTCAGGTGCTGTCGTTAACATCGACGAACATGACAATGCCGGTTGGGTTAGCATCTTTGCCACCAGCAAAGAAAGCATGGACAAAGCCGTGTCTCGTGTGAAAGGAATCGTGGCCGTACCGGAAGTTGGCGAAACCTACGTTGGTAAAGTGAAAACGATTCAACCCTTCGGTGCCTTCGTTGAATTCATGCCAGGCAAAGATGGTCTTTTGCACATTTCCGAGATTAAGTGGGAGCGTCTGGAGACCATGGACGGGGTCTTACAAGTAGGGGAGGAAGTAACAGTGAAGTTGATCGACGTTGATAAAAAGACAGGAAAGTACCGTTTATCGCGTAAAGTTTTGCTGCCAAAGCCAGAGAACAAAAATGCGTAA
- a CDS encoding sigma-70 family RNA polymerase sigma factor has translation MRQLKISKQITNRESQSLDKYLQEIGKVDLLTPDEEVTLAQKIREGDQLSLERLTKANLRFVVSVAKQYQNQGLSLGDLINEGNLGLIKAAQRFDETRGFKFISYAVWWIRQSILQALAEQSRIVRLPLNRVGSLNKISKTFSDLEQKFEREPSPEELAAVLEISAAEVVDTLKISGRHVSMDAPFVQGEENSLLDVLENDGEDKPDSGLINDSLRKEVQRALSTLTQREADVITLYFGLNGEHAMTLEEIGEKFNLTRERVRQIKEKAIRRLRHTSRSKALKTYLG, from the coding sequence ATGAGACAGCTAAAAATTTCAAAACAGATAACCAACCGCGAGAGCCAGTCGTTAGACAAGTACTTGCAGGAGATTGGTAAAGTGGACTTGCTTACCCCTGACGAGGAGGTAACGTTGGCCCAGAAAATACGGGAAGGTGACCAGTTGTCGCTGGAGCGATTAACGAAAGCAAACCTACGCTTTGTGGTGTCGGTTGCTAAGCAATATCAAAATCAGGGCCTTTCTTTAGGTGACCTGATCAACGAAGGAAACCTGGGTCTGATTAAAGCTGCCCAACGGTTTGATGAAACGCGTGGATTTAAATTTATTTCGTACGCCGTTTGGTGGATTCGTCAGTCTATTCTTCAGGCCTTGGCCGAACAGTCCCGGATCGTGCGGCTGCCCCTTAACCGGGTTGGTTCGCTGAACAAGATCTCAAAGACATTCTCTGACCTTGAGCAGAAATTTGAACGGGAACCATCGCCGGAAGAACTGGCGGCTGTCCTCGAAATTTCTGCCGCTGAAGTTGTTGATACCCTGAAAATTTCGGGTCGTCACGTGTCGATGGATGCTCCGTTCGTACAGGGCGAAGAAAATAGTTTACTCGATGTACTGGAAAATGACGGTGAAGACAAACCTGACTCCGGGTTGATCAATGATTCGTTGCGCAAAGAAGTGCAACGGGCACTGTCAACCTTAACGCAACGGGAAGCAGATGTTATCACACTCTACTTTGGTCTGAATGGCGAACATGCCATGACGCTTGAAGAGATCGGCGAGAAATTTAACCTGACCCGCGAGCGGGTTCGGCAAATAAAAGAAAAAGCCATTCGTCGCCTGCGCCACACCTCACGGTCGAAAGCGCTAAAGACGTACTTGGGTTGA